From a single Glycine soja cultivar W05 chromosome 19, ASM419377v2, whole genome shotgun sequence genomic region:
- the LOC114400011 gene encoding uncharacterized protein LOC114400011: protein MSTSSSSQAKEQDDDTKPIWTYITKIKSVAGGGNYEIKCNICDFTFNGSYTRVRAHLLKMTGKGVRVCQKVTVAKLIALKKIDNKATLRVVRSKTKSVSLPPVSTQHQMDTNTLGVDPKKRKTSSVENAFNLQARETLDHEIARMFYSSGLPFHLARNPHYRKTFAYAANNQISGYQPSGYNKLRTTLLQNERRHVENLLQPIKNAWNQKGVSIVSDGWSDPQRRSLINFMVVTESGPMFLKAIDCSNEIKDKDFIAKHMREVIMEVGHSNVVQIVIDNAAVCKAAGLIIEAEFPSIYWTPCVVHTLNLALKNICAAKNTEKNNVAYEECSWITQIADDAMFVKIFIMSHSMRLSIFNSLKLLSIAPTRFASTIVMLKRFKQLKKGLQEMVISDQWSSYKEDDVAKAKFVKDTLLDDKWWDKVDYILSFTSPIYDVLRRTDTKVSSLHLVYEMWDSMIEKVKNAIYQYERKEESEGSTFYEVVHSILIDRWTKSSTPLHCLAHSLNPRYYSHEWLSEDSNRVPPHQDMELTRERLKCFKRFFLDVDVRRKVNIEFANFSDGREGFDDLDSLNDRGQMDPKAWWLVHDINAPILQKIALKLLAQPCSSSCCERNWSTYSFIHSLKRNKMTPHRAENLVFVHSNLRLLSRNTPQYHQEETKMWDVAGDDFGSLDDCGILEIASLSLDEPELEGVFFNDDC from the exons ATGAGTACTTCTAGTTCTAGTCAAGCTAAAGAACAAGATGATGATACCAAGCCTATATGGACCTatattacaaagataaaaagtgTAGCTGGTGGTGGAAATTATGAGATAAAATGCAATATTTGTGATTTTACCTTTAATGGGTCTTACACTAGAGTGAGGGCACACTTGTTGAAGATGACAGGAAAGGGAGTTAGAGTTTGTCAAAAGGTAACAGTTGCCAAACTTATAGCTTTGAAGAAGATAGACAATAAGGCTACATTGAGGGTGGTGAGGTCAAAAACAAAATCTGTGTCATTGCCTCCGGTTTCTACTCAACACCAAATGGATACAAACACTCTTGGTGTTGatccaaaaaagagaaagacatCATCTGTAGAAAATGCCTTTAATTTGCAAGCTAGAGAGACACTTGATCATGAAATTGCTAGGATGTTTTACTCTTCGGGGCTGCCTTTTCATTTAGCAAGAAATCCTCATTATAGGAAGACATTTGCCTATGCTGCCAACAATCAGATCAGTGGTTACCAACCTTCAggttataataaattaaggacAACATTACTTCAAAACGAGAGAAGACATGTGGAGAATTTGttacaaccaattaaaaatgcaTGGAACCAGAAAGGTgtgagcattgttagtgatggATGGAGTGACCCGCAAAGAAGATCTCTTATTAATTTCATGGTTGTCACAGAGAGTGGACCTATGTTTTTAAAGGCCATTGATTGTTCAAATGAGATCAAAGACAAAGATTTCATTGCCAAACATATGAGGGAAGTAATTATGGAGGTTGGGCACTCAAATGTTGTGCAAATTGTGATAGATAATGCAGCCGTTTGTAAAGCAGCAGGTTTAATAATTGAGGCTGAGTTTCCTTCCATTTATTGGACTCCATGTGTTGTCCATACATTAAATCTTGCTTTGAAGAATATATGTGCAGCCAAGaatacagaaaaaaataatgttgcttATGAAGAATGTTCTTGGATCACTCAAATTGCGGATGATGCAATGTTTGTGAAAATTTTTATCATGAGTCACTCTATGAGACtatcaattttcaattcattGAAATTGTTATCCATTGCTCCAACAAGATTTGCCTCCACTATTGTAATGCTCAAGAGATTCAAGCAATTGAAGAAAGGACTACAAGAGATGGTCATTAGTGACCAATGGTCTTCTTATAAGGAAGATGATGTTGCAAAGGCTAAATTTGTGAAAGATACTTTGTTGGATGATAAATGGTGGGATAAGGTTGattatattctttctttcactaGCCCTATCTATGATGTTCTTAGAAGAACGGATACAAAAGTTTCATCTCTCCATCTAGTATATGAGATGTGGGATTCAATGATTGAAAAGGTGAAGAATGCCATATATCAATATGAGAGAAAGGAGGAGAGTGAAGGATCAACCTTTTATGAGGTAGTGCACTCCATATTAATTGACCGTTGGACTAAGAGTAGCACTCCTCTCCATTGTTTAGCTCATTCTTTAAATCCTAG ATATTATAGTCATGAATGGTTAAGTGAAGATTCTAATCGAGTTCCTCCACATCAAGACATGGAACTCACTCGTGAAAGATTAAAATGCTTCAAGAGGttctttcttgatgtggatgtaagGAGGAAAGTGAATATTGAGTTTGCCAACTTCTCGGATGGAAGAGAAGGTTTTGatgatcttgattctttaaaTGATAGAGGTCAAATGGATCCAAAAGCTTGGTGGCTAGTTCATGACATTAATGCTCCAATACTTCAAAAGATTGCCCTTAAGCTACTTGCGCAACCTTGTTCATCTTCTTGTTGTGAAAGGAATTGGAGtacatattcatttatccattctttaaagagaaacaagatgACACCACATAGAGCTGAAAATTTAGTATTTGTTCATAGCAACCTACGACTTCTCTCAAGGAATACTCCACAATATCATCAAGAGGAAACTAAAATGTGGGATGTAGCTGGAGATGATTTTGGGTCACTTGATGATTGTGGTATTCTTGAAATTGCTAGTTTGTCTTTAGATGAACCAGAGTTAGAGGGTGTCTTTTTCAATGATGATTGCTAG